The stretch of DNA aatatgttcgtttggaaacacgaaaatgtacctatgttccgcacacaaaatattgcattcggtcattcgatacacacgtgcaccgtactgaaagccctgtaccgaaacggtccggtacgaatacacgtaccattacacccctaacataaattaataataataataaaacaaacgtACTTTGAACATAAAGAGTCCATTCAGTAAGAGTTTATGCTCTGACATTAACTTTTTCCAGTTGTTTCATCTGAAATCCCTCGACAGAGATGAACAGAGAGAGCACTGGTGAGGTTCTCGATCTGTGAGCGGAGGAATCTGCGGTCCTCCTGCAGGTCCTGCACCTGTCTCTCCAGAGCCTCGATCCTCTCTTGTTTGCTCTCCAGCAGGCACTGGAGTTTAGTGACGGTCAGCATAACACCGCTGGGCAAATCTTCTATGATCGGAGGTGTCACggctgagaaagagagaaaggcatGAAGATCTGTCTCTCTACATCTACTTATTCCTGAAGAAGAGAAGACTTCTCTGACTGATAACCCAACTGCCTGGCCGGGATTCGAACATACAACCCTCTGTTTAATGACAAAACTGTCCCAATCGCATCAATGAAGCCAATACCTAAATGTCTCCTCTCCCATCACtgtgttttggatatgctaatgaGCTAATTAACATTGATTCGCAGTAAATAACAAATCACATACTGGAGGTGGAAGTGGCACTGCTCGGAGAGTTGTCCTGTTCGGTCTCAGTGGCAGCTGGTAGGGTGCTTACATTGTCCCACTTGATTACTACGGTCTCTGGTTCCTGTTTAATCCAGCTGTAGCTGTTCACAGGACTCTCCAGTGTGGCAGAGCTGGAGTCAGCTTCACTGCTGGGAGAGTATGGAGCTAAATCCTGCTGCCACTGGGGGTTCATCTCAACCTGAGAGCTGCACAATATCACATAACAATCAAAGCATAATTACACTTTTATATATTACTTTACTAACAATAACTACATGAAATCACGTCTGACTACATAtatgttcttaaagggatagttcacccaaaaatgaaaattatgtcattaataactcaacctcatgtcgttccaaacccgtaagacctctcattcatcttcggaacacagtttaagatattttagatttagtccaagagctttctatCCCTCCAATGAAAATCTATGTACGGTATactatccatgtccagaaaggtaagaaaaacatcatcaaagtagtccatgtgacatcagagggtcagttagaatttgttgaagcatcgaaaatacattttggtccaaaaataacaaaaaatttgactttattcagcaatgtcttctcttccgggtctgttgtgagcgagttcaaaacactgtttagtgatatccggttcgcgaaggaatcactcaatgtaaccggatcttcttgaaccagttcaccaaatcaaactgaatcatttgaaacggttcgtgtctccaataagcattaatccacaaatgacttaagctgttaactt from Carassius carassius chromosome 35, fCarCar2.1, whole genome shotgun sequence encodes:
- the LOC132115669 gene encoding uncharacterized protein LOC132115669 isoform X2, which produces MPLSNNEKSARHRAKVNADPVTRARYLAKRRESYQRRKREGKTKHPPVAELSKARQEDLRQKWRLYQRSRRSKTRNLPLQCSSQVEMNPQWQQDLAPYSPSSEADSSSATLESPVNSYSWIKQEPETVVIKWDNVSTLPAATETEQDNSPSSATSTSTVTPPIIEDLPSGVMLTVTKLQCLLESKQERIEALERQVQDLQEDRRFLRSQIENLTSALSVHLCRGISDETTGKS
- the LOC132115669 gene encoding uncharacterized protein LOC132115669 isoform X1; the encoded protein is MMPLSNNEKSARHRAKVNADPVTRARYLAKRRESYQRRKREGKTKHPPVAELSKARQEDLRQKWRLYQRSRRSKTRNLPLQCSSQVEMNPQWQQDLAPYSPSSEADSSSATLESPVNSYSWIKQEPETVVIKWDNVSTLPAATETEQDNSPSSATSTSTVTPPIIEDLPSGVMLTVTKLQCLLESKQERIEALERQVQDLQEDRRFLRSQIENLTSALSVHLCRGISDETTGKS